One window of the Hippocampus zosterae strain Florida chromosome 8, ASM2543408v3, whole genome shotgun sequence genome contains the following:
- the angptl3 gene encoding angiopoietin-related protein 3, protein MTLFFLLLLLASSSAALPLDNASQDDILPTPSEGLAILPTPTGAKSRFAMLDDVRLLANGLLQLGQSLREFVHKTKNQINDIFQKLNIFDRSFYQLSVVTSEIKEEEEELKRTTGVLKTNNEEIKNLSLEINSKINNIVQEREQLQSKVGSLEERLKGLSEHKLHPDQLKEITALKEMIETQEKTITSLLKAVHEQHEQLDHQKIQIKNMEEKLNYDNFQDTVDKAMDLESTSPDIFEYLTRNGSDLDENDVPVDCTDLFERKVNRSGIYTIKPKQSEPFNVYCEMGSDGGSTVIQRRIDGSVDFDQTWEKYEKGFGDLEKDFWLGLKKIHSIIQQGLYILKIDLEDWKEEKHWAEYHFSLDDATEHYALHLRHFSGDLVDAMGNSSGVRFSTKDRNNGNPQVSHCARNYTGGWWFTACGENNLNGRYLWVRAKGRPARRRGIPWKPGNTSAYSLKMTKFSIRPATTAEGFN, encoded by the exons ATGACGCTGTTTTTCCTGTTACTGTTGCTAGCCAGTTCCAGTGCTGCTCTTCCCCTGGATAACGCGAGCCAAGATGACATCCTCCCAACGCCTTCTGAAGGCCTTGCTATATTGCCAACTCCAACAGGGGCAAAGTCGCGGTTTGCCATGTTAGACGACGTCCGCCTTCTTGCAAATGGCCTCCTTCAGCTGGGCCAGAGCTTACGGGAATTTGTGCACAAGACCAAGAACCAAATCAATGACATCTTCCAAAAACTGAATATTTTTGACAGGTCATTTTACCAGCTTTCAGTGGTCACATCAGAAatcaaggaggaagaggaagaactgAAGAGGACAACTGGtgtattgaaaacaaacaacgaGGAGATCAAGAACCTGTCTTTGGAAATCAATTCAAAGATCAATAACATTGTGCAGGAGCGTGAACAGCTACAGAGCAAGGTGGGAAGTCTTGAGGAGAGGTTGAAGGGGCTGTCGGAACATAAGCTCCATCCTGACCAGCTCAAAGAAATTACAGCACTCAAG GAGATGATTGAAACTCAGGAGAAAACAATCACAAGTCTACTGAAAGCTGTGCATGAACAGCATGAACAGCTTGACCATCAGAAAATCCAAATCAAGAATATGGAGGAAAAG CTCAACTATGACAATTTCCAAGACACAGTCGATAAAGCAATGGATTTGGAGTCGACAtctccagacatatttgagTATCTGACAAGAAATGGATCTGACTTAGATGAAAACG ATGTGCCTGTTGACTGCACTGatttatttgaaagaaaagTGAACAGAAGTGGAATATACACCATCAAGCCAAAACAATCTGAGCCTTTCAACGTTTACTGTGAAATGGGTTCtg ATGGAGGTTCAACTGTGATCCAACGCAGGATTGATGGTTCAGTGGATTTTGACCAGACATGGGAAAAGTACGAAAAGGGTTTCGGAGATCTGGAAA AGGACTTCTGGTTGGGTCTGAAGAAGATCCACAGTATAATACAACAAGGATTGTACATCTTGAAAATTGATCTGGAGGACTGGAAGGAGGAAAAACACTGGGCTGAGTACCACTTCTCATTGGACGACGCCACTGAGCATTATGCACTCCATCTTCGCCACTTCTCCGGTGACCTGGTTGATGCCATGGGCAACAGTTCCGGCGTGCGATTTTCCACCAAAGACCGAAATAATGGCAATCCACAAGTTTCTCACTGTGCACGCAATTACACAG GTGGTTGGTGGTTTACGGCATGTGGAGAGAACAACCTTAATGGAAGGTATCTGTGGGTTCGAGCGAAGGGACGTCCTGCAAGAAGAAGGGGTATTCCCTGGAAACCTGGCAACACATCAGCGTATTCCCTCAAGATGACCAAATTCTCCATCCGACCAGCCACAACTGCTGAAGGTTTCAACTGA